The DNA window TGACAGACTCGAGTGGCGTCAACTCAATATTAAACCACGCAAGGACCGTCCGGAGTTCGACGAGGAACGGGACGGTAAACGCGAGGACGACGAGCAGCCCGCCCTTCGAGATGCGCATTACGCGACCACCTCTGCAAGGGTCGAGGTAACCGCGAGTGCGGTCGACTGCACGGCATCGCTCGCGCTTGCAGCGAGAGTAGACGCCTGGTGCTCGAGCGCTCCAGCGATGAGTGGGATGGAGTCGAGACTCATCGGGAAGGGTGTGATGTCGGGGCCGAAGAGACCGCCGCGGTCGATGATGCTCAGGAGAGGGAACGTGTACGCGAAGATCACGAGCACGATGGCAATCGCGGTCCAGAGTTTGAGGTTGTCGAGGACGAGCGGTGCGTCTTCGGGGCCCGAAAGTGTCTCGGCGTAGCTGTTCGCTGGGAGTGTGTCGCTGCGGTCGTTCAGCGCCGTGCCAATGACGATGGCGAAGAAGAGGACGAGCGAGAGCGTCAAGAGTGCGCCGCCGAGTGCGATCTGGGCGTCGAGTTCGGCGACACTACCGACGCCGGCCTCGAACTCGAAGCCGTCGTACTGCGGTTCAGCGGTTCGGCGGGGAATACCGAGCAGTCCGCCGCGGTGCATCGCGTTAGACATGAACGTCATGCCGATGAACCAGAGGACGACCTGACCGAGTGCGACAGAGCGACTCCAGAGCGCCTTGCCGGTCACCTGCGGGAGGAACCAGTAGGTAACGGCCATGAACGTCAACGCGACGGCGGTGCCGACGGTGAGATGGAAGTGACCGACGACCCAGAAGGTGTTGTGCACGAGATAGTTGATGTTCATCCCGGCGTTGATCATGCCGGAGAAACCGGCGGCGGCGAACATCAGGCCAGCAAGCGCCATGCCGGTGAAGACAGGGTCACGCCACGGAAGGGCTTTGAGCCAGCCGAAGTATCCCTCACCGCCGCGCTGGCGAGCGCCGTGTTCCATGCTCGCGACAACGGTGAACGCAGTGAGGAAGCTGGGCAACAGGAGGAACATCGTGTTCGTCATCGCGATGAACTTGAATCCTTCTGCGATGCCAGGGTCGAGATACTGATGGTGAATCCCCGTCGGCACAGAGAGGATCAAGAACAGGACGAACACGACCCGTGCCAGTGGGTCACTGAACAGCTTCCCGCCCGATACTTTTGGCAGCAGAACGTACCACATCATGTACGCCGGCATCAGCCAGAAGTAGACGACGGGATGGCCGAAGAACCAGAATAGCGTTCTGGTGAGCAATGGATTAACTGAGTCAACCAGGCCAAGCGACCACGGCAGTAAGAACAGCAAGATTGCCGCAGCGACACCGAGCGTCGCAATGTACCACATCAACATCGTGGTCAACACCATAAACGTCGGCAGCGGGATCCGCTCGTCTGGGTTCTCCTGCTTCCAGGCCCACCACGAGCGGAACCAATCAGCGCCGGCGAGCCACGTTCCGACGACGAACAGCACCAATCCGAGGTAAAACAGCGGATGGGCCTGCAGTGGCGCATAGAACGTAAAGAGCACGTCGGCGCTCATGTCGATCGAGTCGGTAAAGCCGGACAGGATTGCAATACCGGTTAGCGTGATCCCGATCGCCATCAACAAATACCAAGCCCAAGTGAATCGGATATCTTCGACCTCCCGATCGAGACTGGTCGTCACCGCCCAGGTGAAAATCCCGACAAGGAAGAAGATGGTAAAGGAAATGACGAGGAAGACACCGTGGGCGGTCAGAACGGTATAGTATGTGTCCGACTCGATGAACCGAAGAACGTCCGTCCGGTGTAGTGTCTGGATGATGCCGAACACGCCACCGAGCGCGAGCGCGAAGAACGAGCTATAAAACGCTGCCCGGATCACCTTCGCTTCGGCAGGGAACGAGTCAATGTAGGCGTTTCGCGACTCACTCATCGTCATCACCTCCGTCTGCGTCCTCGTCGTCCGCGTCAGCGGAATCAGCTGCGTCCTCGTCGTCCGCAGCGTCGTCATCGTCCGCTGAGTCGTCGACCACGGTCACCGTTCCACTCTCTTCGTAGTCGTCAACGGTCACCGTCCAGTCGGTATCGTCCGCCTCGAGCAGCGATTCCTCGAGCGTGAACGTCGTCTCTGTGGTGTCTTCGCCGTCGACGGTCACGTCTTCTGTGAACGTCTCGTCGCCAGCCTCGAGTGTGACGGTTGTCTCGAGGGTGTCGTGCATCCGGTTCTCGAGGGCGACATCGATAGTCGCGTCCTCGCCGGCGTCGACTTCATTGGGAGCGTCGACGGACAGCTCAGTAAGGTCGAAGTCGTCTTCGGGGACGACGTGCAGTTGCCCTTCCATGTTGTGGTGGTCTGGACCACAGTACTCGTTACAGACGACGCCATACTCCTGTGGATCGTCGAATTCGACGGTCATTTCGGCGACCTCGCCGGGGATGGCCATCGTATTGATGTTGGTGCCGGCGACGCTGAAGCTGTGAATAACGTCGCGTGAGGTCACGTAAAAGGTTACTTCACTGTCTTCGGGGACTTCAATCGTCTCAGGCTGGAAAGTAAACATCTGTGCGATGACATAGGCTTCGTACTCGTTCTCACCGACCTGTTCGACTCGCGGTTCACCAAATCGTTCGTCTTCATTGAGTGCGTCGGGTTCGACAGTCGGTTCCTGATCGCCGACCATCGTGATTCCAAGACCAACCGAGCCGTACGTGATCGTCGCGATGAAGCCGACGATCAACAACATGGCTGCAGCCAACCACAGTTTCTCGTAGGAATGGATATTCATGCGATCCCCACCACCGCCACGATAGCACCGACGACCGTCGGATCATTGCCGAGGAACTCCACGAAGTACATGAAGAACCACAGAATCACCAGAATCAAGAAGTACAACCCGATCAACGCGAGCGTACCGATCGGATCGTACTCGTCGTGACCGATTTCTCGTCTTTGCTCCGACTCTGCTGTCCGCTGGGTCATACGGCCGATTTAGAGAACAGGTATGATAATCACTACATCGATTCCAGACCCGTAGGAACGGGGGTACTTATTTATGTACTGTCCTTCCTAAACGGCCCGTATGCAACTCGAGGCGCTTTCCGATCTCTCGCCGCGGCGGACGCTACCCATCGGGCTGCTTGCGCTCATACCGCTTACGTGGTACGCACTTGCTAGTTCAGTCCCTGCCGGGGTTGTCTCCGCGATCAACGTCGGGATTATTCTCACGTGTCTCTACATCGCGTTCGGGCCAGTTTCAGGCACCCATCACGATCACGACAGCGAATCCGACTCGAGCGGTTCGTCGTCGTAACTGCGAGATGGAGGTTCCAGACCGCAATCTGTCATCCGAATCCGAACACAACCCGGGGAGCGACGCTGAGAATCAGTCGGCAAGCACGTCCGATTCGGCAGCCGACGATGACTGTACGCTCTGTTCGCTCCCAACGCCCGCCGATCCGATCACCGGTGATGGCACGGGCTCGTTTTGCTGTCAGGGCTGTCTCGAGGTCTACCGAACACTCGAGCGTGCCGACAGCGAGGTCAGCGCTGAGGCCGTCCGTGACCGACTCGAGGGCGAACCCGTGGCCGAGTCCGGTTCCAGTCTGGACGAACTCGAAGGCGAGGACGCCTTTCTCACAGTCGATGGCATGCACTGTTCGACCTGCGAGGCCTTCCTCGAGACGCGCGCCGCCGGCACCGACGGCGTCGAAGGTGCAGCGGCGAGTTACGCGACAGACACCCTGCGGGTGGTGTACGATCCAGACGAACTCACGGAAGACAACCTCCCTGGAATCGTCTCAGGGTATGGCTACAAGGCGCGCTCTCGAGGCGAGGGGCGCGAAGAAGAACCGCGCGATGCCGCGCTGATAAAGTTCCTGATCGGCGGCGGGCTGTTCGGGATGATGGTGATGGTGTGGTACGGCGTCTTTCTGTACCCGACGTATTTCGGCTACGAGCCACTGGCTGAATTCGGCAGCTACGACGGCTATTACCTGGTCGTCAACATCTGGCTCATGACCTCGTTCGTCCTGTTTTACACGGGCTGGCCCATTCTCCGGGGCGCGTACGTCAGCCTCCGGGCTGGAATGCCGAACATGGACCTGCTCGTTGCACTCGCTGCACTCGGCGCGTACGCCTACAGCACGCTCGCGATGGGGCTTGGCCGAACCGATCTCTACTTCGATGTCTCGGTCGCGGTCGTCCTCGTGGTAACCGCAGGAAACTACTACGAGGGGCGGATCAAACGCCGTGCGGCCGGTCTGTTATCCGATCTCACCGACGCACAGGTCGATGAGGCCCGCCTCGAGTCGGGTGAAACCGTCTCACTTTCGACTGTGGACCCCGGTGATCGACTCCTTGTCCGGCCGGGCGAGCGCGTCCCCCTTGACGGCGAGGTTTGTGAGGGGCACGCTGCCGTCGACGAGTCACTGGTCACCGGCGAATCCTTGCCCGTCGAAAAGGCACCCGGCGACGCGGTCCGGGGCGGTACCGTCGTCACCGACGCGCCGCTCGTCGTCGAGGTTGGGCCGGATGCCGAAAGCACCCACGACCGACTCGTCTCACTGCTCTGGGCGATCCAGAGCGCCCGGCCGGGCGTCCAGCGCCTCGCTGACAAACTCGCGACAATCTTCGTCCCGCTCGTCGTCGTGCTTGCAACCCTCACGACGGCCGTATTGCTCGCAACCGGCTCGAGTGTGTCGGCGGCGTTTCTCGTTGGCCTCACGGTTATAATCGTCTCCTGTCCCTGTGCACTCGGGCTTGCAACGCCGCTTGCAATCGCCTCAGGCATCCAATCAGCAGCATCACGCGGCATCGTCGTCGCCGCGGAGACGCTGTTCGAGGACGCCCCAGACGTCGACATCGTCGTGCTCGATAAGACCGGGACGCTCACTGAAGGCGCGATGTCCGTTGACGGCGTGTACATCATCGGCTCGGACACCATCGACGACCGCGACCTCCTCCACCGCGGCGCAGCCGTCGAATCCCTCTCCGGACACCCGATCGGCAACGCCATCGTCGCAGCCGCACGTGACGCCGGGATCGATGACCTCGAGGGCAGTGTCAGCGTCGATGGGTTCAAGCGCCACGCCCGCGGCGTCAGCGGGCACGTCGACGGCGAGCGAGTCGTCGTTGGCCACCCGTCACTCTGTCGCGAGTACAACCAGTCGATTTCGCCTGCACTCGAGTCACAAATTGCGGCTGTGCGGGACGATGGCGACGTGCCAGTCGTCGTCGGCTGGGATGGACGCGCCCGCGGTGTGATCGTCGTCGGCGACACGCCCCGCGAGCGTTGGCATGAAGCGCTCGAGACGCTCGCCGAGGGCCGGGAACTCATCGTGCTCACGGGCGATGAAGGCGCGGCAGCGGATCAGTTCCGCGACGTGGCGGGCGTCGACGAGGTCTTTGCAGGCGTGCCCCCGGAAGCGAAGGCCGAAACGGTTCGACGGCTGCGCACTCGCGGCACCGTCGCGATGGTCGGTGACGGCAGCAACGACGCACCGGCGCTTGCGGCCGCTGACGTGGGCATTGCACTCGCCAGCGGGACCGAACTCGCGACTGACGCCGCAGACGCCGTTATCGTCGGCGACGACCTCGAGTCGGTCGCAGCGACGTTCGACCTGGCAGCGGGTACCAACCGACGGATTCGCCAGAACCTCGGCTGGGCGTTCGTCTACAACGCGATTGCGATTCCGCTGGCGATCACGGGGCTACTGAACCCGCTGTTTGCCGCGGCCGCGATGGCACTCAGCAGTGTGCTCGTCGTGCTCAACTCCGCGCGCTCGATCTGAGAGAGAGAGTGCTGTCGGCCTCCCGTCACAGAAATGCAAGGAGGAAGCCCACGACTTCAGTCGTGGGAGGAATCCGACAAGGCTCGAACAATCCACG is part of the Natronolimnobius sp. AArcel1 genome and encodes:
- a CDS encoding b(o/a)3-type cytochrome-c oxidase subunit 1, translating into MSESRNAYIDSFPAEAKVIRAAFYSSFFALALGGVFGIIQTLHRTDVLRFIESDTYYTVLTAHGVFLVISFTIFFLVGIFTWAVTTSLDREVEDIRFTWAWYLLMAIGITLTGIAILSGFTDSIDMSADVLFTFYAPLQAHPLFYLGLVLFVVGTWLAGADWFRSWWAWKQENPDERIPLPTFMVLTTMLMWYIATLGVAAAILLFLLPWSLGLVDSVNPLLTRTLFWFFGHPVVYFWLMPAYMMWYVLLPKVSGGKLFSDPLARVVFVLFLILSVPTGIHHQYLDPGIAEGFKFIAMTNTMFLLLPSFLTAFTVVASMEHGARQRGGEGYFGWLKALPWRDPVFTGMALAGLMFAAAGFSGMINAGMNINYLVHNTFWVVGHFHLTVGTAVALTFMAVTYWFLPQVTGKALWSRSVALGQVVLWFIGMTFMSNAMHRGGLLGIPRRTAEPQYDGFEFEAGVGSVAELDAQIALGGALLTLSLVLFFAIVIGTALNDRSDTLPANSYAETLSGPEDAPLVLDNLKLWTAIAIVLVIFAYTFPLLSIIDRGGLFGPDITPFPMSLDSIPLIAGALEHQASTLAASASDAVQSTALAVTSTLAEVVA
- a CDS encoding cytochrome c oxidase subunit II, translating into MNIHSYEKLWLAAAMLLIVGFIATITYGSVGLGITMVGDQEPTVEPDALNEDERFGEPRVEQVGENEYEAYVIAQMFTFQPETIEVPEDSEVTFYVTSRDVIHSFSVAGTNINTMAIPGEVAEMTVEFDDPQEYGVVCNEYCGPDHHNMEGQLHVVPEDDFDLTELSVDAPNEVDAGEDATIDVALENRMHDTLETTVTLEAGDETFTEDVTVDGEDTTETTFTLEESLLEADDTDWTVTVDDYEESGTVTVVDDSADDDDAADDEDAADSADADDEDADGGDDDE
- a CDS encoding cytochrome-ba3 oxidase subunit, translating into MQLEALSDLSPRRTLPIGLLALIPLTWYALASSVPAGVVSAINVGIILTCLYIAFGPVSGTHHDHDSESDSSGSSS
- a CDS encoding cation-translocating P-type ATPase, with product MEVPDRNLSSESEHNPGSDAENQSASTSDSAADDDCTLCSLPTPADPITGDGTGSFCCQGCLEVYRTLERADSEVSAEAVRDRLEGEPVAESGSSLDELEGEDAFLTVDGMHCSTCEAFLETRAAGTDGVEGAAASYATDTLRVVYDPDELTEDNLPGIVSGYGYKARSRGEGREEEPRDAALIKFLIGGGLFGMMVMVWYGVFLYPTYFGYEPLAEFGSYDGYYLVVNIWLMTSFVLFYTGWPILRGAYVSLRAGMPNMDLLVALAALGAYAYSTLAMGLGRTDLYFDVSVAVVLVVTAGNYYEGRIKRRAAGLLSDLTDAQVDEARLESGETVSLSTVDPGDRLLVRPGERVPLDGEVCEGHAAVDESLVTGESLPVEKAPGDAVRGGTVVTDAPLVVEVGPDAESTHDRLVSLLWAIQSARPGVQRLADKLATIFVPLVVVLATLTTAVLLATGSSVSAAFLVGLTVIIVSCPCALGLATPLAIASGIQSAASRGIVVAAETLFEDAPDVDIVVLDKTGTLTEGAMSVDGVYIIGSDTIDDRDLLHRGAAVESLSGHPIGNAIVAAARDAGIDDLEGSVSVDGFKRHARGVSGHVDGERVVVGHPSLCREYNQSISPALESQIAAVRDDGDVPVVVGWDGRARGVIVVGDTPRERWHEALETLAEGRELIVLTGDEGAAADQFRDVAGVDEVFAGVPPEAKAETVRRLRTRGTVAMVGDGSNDAPALAAADVGIALASGTELATDAADAVIVGDDLESVAATFDLAAGTNRRIRQNLGWAFVYNAIAIPLAITGLLNPLFAAAAMALSSVLVVLNSARSI